A stretch of Cyanobacterium sp. HL-69 DNA encodes these proteins:
- a CDS encoding Putative activity regulator of membrane protease YbbK produces MSSPVLLWLIVGSLFCLMELIFPTAFVEFMMGLSAFIVAGISLIFPYNNALIVIWMILSFTLIFLAKKYFSPKKNELLLLEDDEGVTITAIAPGQMGRVMYEGNSWQAVCADETIELNPDEKVYIVSRHGNTLSVLPRKL; encoded by the coding sequence ATGTCATCACCCGTACTATTATGGCTTATCGTAGGCTCACTATTTTGTTTGATGGAGCTTATATTTCCCACCGCATTTGTAGAATTTATGATGGGTTTAAGTGCTTTTATTGTAGCAGGTATTTCCCTTATATTTCCTTACAATAATGCTCTAATTGTCATTTGGATGATTCTCTCTTTCACTTTAATCTTTTTGGCTAAAAAATATTTTTCTCCTAAAAAAAATGAACTTTTATTATTAGAAGACGATGAAGGGGTGACCATAACGGCGATCGCCCCGGGGCAAATGGGAAGAGTCATGTATGAAGGAAATTCATGGCAGGCGGTATGTGCCGACGAAACCATCGAACTAAATCCCGATGAAAAAGTATATATAGTCAGTCGTCATGGCAACACCCTATCCGTACTACCCAGAAAACTTTAA
- a CDS encoding Putative stomatin/prohibitin-family membrane protease subunit YbbK — MEQLFFIVALAGSAIFGSVKIVNEKNEYLVERLGSYNKKLSPGLNFVVPFLDKVVYKDTIRDKILDVPPQSCITKDNVSISVDAVVYWRIVDMEKAYYKIENLQSAMQNLVLTQIRSEIGKLELDETFVARTEINNILLRELDIATDPWGVKVLRVELKDITPSIAVQQSMEQQMTAERKKRASILTSEGERDSAINSAQGRAEAKLLEAEAMKKAAILEAEAEKQQQILQAQATAEALQIVVNQLRGDTLAQKALQFLLTQQYLETGKVIGSSESSKVMFMDPSSIVSTLEGMNSLIDGNTRL; from the coding sequence ATGGAACAACTATTTTTTATCGTCGCCTTAGCAGGTTCAGCCATTTTCGGTAGTGTCAAAATTGTGAACGAAAAAAACGAATATTTAGTCGAACGCTTAGGAAGCTATAACAAAAAATTGTCCCCCGGACTCAACTTCGTCGTCCCCTTCCTAGATAAAGTAGTCTATAAAGATACCATCAGAGACAAAATATTAGACGTACCGCCCCAATCCTGCATCACCAAAGATAACGTTTCTATCAGTGTTGATGCTGTGGTGTATTGGCGTATCGTGGATATGGAAAAAGCCTATTACAAAATCGAAAATCTCCAGTCCGCCATGCAAAACCTAGTTTTAACCCAAATTCGCTCAGAAATAGGTAAATTAGAACTAGATGAAACTTTCGTTGCCAGAACCGAAATTAACAACATTCTCCTAAGGGAATTAGACATCGCCACGGATCCTTGGGGTGTTAAAGTATTGAGGGTAGAACTAAAAGACATTACCCCTTCTATTGCCGTACAACAGTCCATGGAACAACAGATGACGGCAGAGAGGAAAAAAAGAGCTTCCATTCTCACCTCCGAAGGAGAAAGAGACTCCGCCATCAACTCCGCCCAAGGTAGGGCAGAAGCTAAACTGCTGGAAGCCGAAGCCATGAAAAAAGCAGCTATTTTGGAAGCAGAAGCCGAAAAACAACAGCAAATCCTCCAAGCCCAAGCCACCGCCGAGGCTTTGCAAATTGTGGTCAATCAGTTACGGGGAGACACTCTAGCCCAAAAAGCACTCCAGTTTTTACTCACCCAACAATATTTAGAAACGGGTAAGGTTATTGGTAGTAGTGAAAGTAGTAAGGTAATGTTTATGGATCCTAGTAGTATTGTATCTACCCTTGAGGGGATGAATTCTTTGATAGATGGTAACACCCGCCTTTAA
- the trpD gene encoding anthranilate phosphoribosyltransferase TrpD has product MTDWTLLLQQLLAQESLSQSQASTLMEGWLKEEISPALSGAILAALQAKGVSGAELAGMAQVLQSQSLQSDLISHSVPVIDTCGTGGDGSSTFNISTAVAFVAAAAGVKVAKHGNRSASSKVGSADVLEHLGVKLNGDIEEYKQALDEVGVTFLFAPGWHPAMKAVGPIRRELKIRTIFNLLGPLVNPLRPTGQIIGVYALEFIDPMAQALHSLGVKRAIALHGREKLDEAGLGDITDMTVIDNATVNKTTINPQELGLTPATLADLKGGDVLENAHILTQVLQGKGTQAQTDAVVLNASLALQVGEITPLGDYTTAIEKARNIIKSGSAWDKLQELVNFFAQK; this is encoded by the coding sequence ATGACAGACTGGACTTTATTATTACAACAACTTCTCGCCCAAGAATCCTTGAGTCAAAGTCAAGCATCAACCCTGATGGAAGGATGGTTAAAAGAAGAAATTAGTCCAGCACTCTCAGGAGCTATTTTGGCGGCACTACAAGCCAAGGGAGTTTCAGGGGCTGAATTGGCAGGGATGGCTCAGGTGTTGCAATCTCAATCATTACAATCAGATTTGATTAGTCATTCTGTGCCCGTCATCGATACCTGTGGCACGGGGGGTGATGGCTCTTCTACTTTTAATATTTCTACAGCAGTGGCTTTTGTGGCGGCAGCCGCAGGGGTGAAGGTGGCAAAACATGGTAATCGCTCGGCATCTAGTAAGGTAGGCTCAGCGGATGTTTTGGAGCATCTAGGAGTCAAGTTAAATGGAGATATTGAAGAGTATAAACAAGCCTTAGACGAAGTAGGAGTAACTTTTTTGTTTGCCCCAGGTTGGCATCCTGCCATGAAGGCTGTGGGCCCTATTCGTCGGGAATTAAAAATCAGAACAATTTTCAATTTACTAGGCCCTCTAGTTAATCCTTTACGTCCTACAGGGCAAATTATTGGGGTATATGCTCTCGAATTTATTGACCCCATGGCACAGGCTCTTCATAGTTTGGGGGTGAAACGGGCGATCGCCCTTCACGGCAGAGAAAAGCTAGACGAAGCAGGGCTAGGAGACATTACAGACATGACAGTTATTGATAATGCCACAGTAAATAAAACCACCATCAATCCCCAAGAATTAGGTTTAACCCCTGCCACCCTCGCCGATTTAAAAGGAGGAGATGTCCTCGAAAACGCCCACATTTTAACTCAAGTATTACAAGGAAAAGGCACCCAAGCCCAAACCGATGCTGTAGTTTTAAACGCTTCCCTAGCCCTACAAGTAGGAGAAATTACCCCTCTAGGGGATTACACCACAGCCATTGAAAAAGCCAGAAATATTATTAAAAGTGGCAGTGCTTGGGACAAATTACAAGAATTAGTAAACTTTTTTGCCCAAAAGTAA
- the ftsZ gene encoding cell division protein FtsZ produces the protein MNESDLNLAKYLIESSGIKKNQNNNSPPKTQKPKAQTPPVETNMNSRQIVPSNVAQIKVIGVGGGGCNAVNRMIQSNVSGVEFWQINTDAQALTESMATYCLQIGQKLTRGLGAGGNPSIGQKAAEESREEIAKALENTDLVFITAGMGGGTGTGAAPIVAEVAKEMGCLTVGVVTRPFTFEGRRRTTQADDGIAALQSRVDTLIVIPNNKLLSVIPSETPLQESFRIADDILRQGVQGISDIITIPGLVNVDFADVRAVMADAGSALMGIGIGSGKSRAKESAVAAISSPLIESSIQGAKGVVLNITGGNDLTLHEVNTVAETIYDIVDPNANIIFGAVIDESMQGEIRITVIATGFSAENVSDDSLQNIISPSTPPSIPLASSNKDEDEEEKPVDSESETNPLAGLDIPEFLQRRRFPRR, from the coding sequence ATGAATGAATCAGATCTCAACCTTGCCAAATATCTAATCGAGTCATCAGGAATCAAAAAGAATCAAAATAATAACTCCCCCCCAAAAACTCAAAAACCCAAGGCTCAAACTCCCCCCGTTGAAACTAATATGAATTCACGTCAAATAGTACCTAGTAATGTGGCTCAAATAAAAGTGATTGGTGTCGGTGGTGGTGGTTGTAATGCCGTTAACCGCATGATTCAAAGCAACGTCTCAGGGGTGGAATTTTGGCAAATTAATACCGATGCCCAAGCCCTTACCGAATCCATGGCTACCTATTGCCTCCAAATCGGACAAAAACTCACCAGAGGATTAGGTGCTGGGGGTAATCCTTCCATCGGACAAAAAGCCGCCGAAGAGTCTCGGGAAGAAATCGCCAAAGCCCTTGAAAATACTGATCTTGTGTTCATCACCGCAGGTATGGGCGGAGGCACAGGCACAGGGGCAGCCCCCATCGTTGCGGAAGTGGCAAAAGAAATGGGTTGTTTAACGGTTGGCGTAGTTACTCGCCCTTTCACCTTTGAGGGAAGAAGACGCACCACCCAAGCCGATGATGGCATCGCTGCGCTGCAAAGTCGGGTAGATACCCTCATTGTTATTCCTAACAACAAACTCTTATCGGTTATTCCCTCCGAGACTCCTTTACAAGAATCTTTCCGCATTGCCGATGATATTCTCCGTCAAGGGGTGCAAGGCATCTCCGACATCATCACCATTCCTGGTTTAGTTAACGTTGACTTTGCCGACGTGAGGGCGGTTATGGCGGATGCAGGTTCGGCTTTAATGGGCATTGGTATTGGCTCTGGAAAATCTCGGGCAAAGGAAAGTGCCGTGGCTGCTATTTCTTCTCCTCTCATCGAGTCTTCTATTCAGGGGGCAAAAGGAGTCGTGTTAAATATCACTGGGGGTAATGATTTAACCCTCCATGAAGTTAATACGGTGGCTGAAACCATCTACGATATTGTTGATCCCAATGCTAATATTATTTTTGGGGCAGTAATAGATGAGAGTATGCAAGGGGAAATTCGCATTACGGTAATTGCCACAGGATTTTCCGCAGAAAATGTCTCTGATGATTCTTTACAGAATATTATTTCTCCTTCTACCCCTCCTAGTATTCCCCTAGCTTCTTCTAATAAAGATGAG